In the genome of Brockia lithotrophica, the window GACTGGGAGAGGAGTTCTACGGAGTGCTCGTGGGCGCGGAACTGCGTCCTCCGGTGCACGAGGTGGACTTCCGAGGCCACCCCTTGAAGGGTGAGCGCCCAGTCGACGGCGGAGTCCCCTCCGCCGAGGACGGCAACGCGCTTCCCGAGGAAGTGCTCCACCTTGGGCACGAAGTAGTGGAGCTTGCCCGCCTGCTCCCAGCGCTCCGCCCCTTCTACCTCGAGGCGCCGCGGGTCAAAAGCACCCGCCCCTGCGGCGATGATCACCGTCCGCGCGCGGTGTTCACCGCGCGAAGTCACGAGGCGGAAGGTGCCGTCGGCTTCCTCGCGATGGAGTTCGAGCACCTTTTCGTCGAGGCACACGTCGGGCTCGAAATACAAGGCCTGATCCTTCAGGCGTTCTACGAGTTCGCCGGCCTTGATCTTGGGGAAACCGGCAACGTCGAAGATGTACTTCTCGGGATAGAGGGCCGCCAGTTGCCCGCCGAGCTCGGGGAGGCTCTCGAGGATCTTCACGGACATCCTCCGCATTCCCGCGTAGAAGGCGGCGAAGAGCCCGACCGGGCCACCCCCTACGACCGCAACGTCGACTAC includes:
- a CDS encoding NAD(P)/FAD-dependent oxidoreductase, coding for MACRNDVVDVAVVGGGPVGLFAAFYAGMRRMSVKILESLPELGGQLAALYPEKYIFDVAGFPKIKAGELVERLKDQALYFEPDVCLDEKVLELHREEADGTFRLVTSRGEHRARTVIIAAGAGAFDPRRLEVEGAERWEQAGKLHYFVPKVEHFLGKRVAVLGGGDSAVDWALTLQGVASEVHLVHRRTQFRAHEHSVELLSQSKVNVVVPYTVVRVEGDASPELVLAHAETKEELRLSVDELVVSYGFVASLGPIKDWGLELEKNSIVVNRWMETNIPGVFAVGDVATYEGKVKLIAVGFGEAPIAVNRAKQYVDPKDRVPAHSSDLNLR